From the genome of Bacteroides sp. MSB163, one region includes:
- a CDS encoding FecR family protein, producing the protein MEKEYYKNLAEKYFAGDITEAEISELAGWIRNNAQLVGWWEKEFEKSAADISPALRDKMFARIKTEVLKETSGTSEVSGLSGKDTVAPYTPQQPAVKRTPGKALVPAWARWAAMICIPICIAFFTYNILSISNADKAHSPFIVKADKGDKATVILPDGTDVILNSASQLSYLSDFGRNERRVQLEGEGYFKVAHDTRRTFIVQVGELEVKVMGTVFNVCAYSNDQDVTVVLLEGKVGIYTPSTSTILNPGEKINYNKSTRKLSTEKVYPDDYVSWTKGSLYFQNESLENIMKALSRVYDVTIRIDSPKISEERFTGTIPGGGIQNALNIIMLTSPFRYEMEDSVIILKEK; encoded by the coding sequence ATGGAAAAAGAATATTATAAGAACTTAGCCGAAAAATACTTCGCAGGAGACATCACAGAAGCGGAAATCAGCGAATTGGCAGGATGGATACGCAACAATGCCCAACTGGTAGGATGGTGGGAGAAGGAGTTTGAGAAGTCCGCCGCCGACATCAGTCCCGCCTTGCGCGATAAGATGTTTGCCCGGATTAAGACGGAAGTTCTTAAAGAGACTTCCGGAACTTCCGAAGTCTCCGGGCTTTCCGGTAAAGACACAGTTGCCCCCTACACACCGCAACAACCTGCCGTGAAGCGTACACCGGGCAAAGCACTGGTTCCCGCCTGGGCAAGGTGGGCGGCTATGATTTGCATTCCCATCTGCATCGCCTTCTTCACTTACAATATCCTGAGTATCTCTAATGCCGATAAAGCCCACTCACCCTTCATTGTGAAAGCCGACAAGGGCGACAAAGCCACTGTAATTCTGCCCGACGGTACAGACGTCATCCTGAATTCCGCCTCCCAACTCAGTTATCTGAGCGACTTCGGAAGAAACGAACGCCGCGTGCAACTGGAAGGAGAAGGTTACTTCAAAGTGGCACATGACACCCGCCGCACTTTCATCGTGCAGGTGGGCGAACTGGAAGTTAAAGTAATGGGCACGGTGTTCAACGTCTGCGCCTACAGTAACGACCAAGATGTGACTGTCGTCCTACTGGAAGGAAAAGTCGGTATCTACACGCCATCCACTTCTACCATCCTAAACCCCGGAGAGAAGATAAACTACAACAAGTCCACCCGCAAACTGAGTACCGAGAAAGTCTATCCCGACGACTACGTAAGCTGGACGAAAGGCAGTCTCTACTTCCAAAACGAATCTTTGGAAAACATCATGAAAGCCCTTTCACGAGTGTATGACGTCACAATACGTATCGACTCACCCAAGATATCCGAAGAACGTTTCACCGGTACTATCCCCGGTGGAGGTATACAGAACGCTTTAAACATCATCATGCTGACCTCTCCATTCCGTTATGAAATGGAAGATTCAGTCATTATCTTAAAGGAGAAATAG
- a CDS encoding DUF5119 domain-containing protein → MRNRMYMFLLLLSGLSVLLTGCSFRDMLDDYPVSGVQIKFNWEGVTDELPEGMRVIFYPKSEEGRKVESYLSVEGGEVKVPPGYYDVVIYNYNTECVQIRGDGAYETIEAYTGYCSGLDTSEKMVWAPDPLYVVSMNDMRIEKSEDVLLMEFQPRLVVRHYSFEIKVKGLKNVASIVCNVDGMNGSYCMSDGTCTSSIAPIYVEANRGDAVLRGSFSAFSAPTFTSTRAGGEVTMKLLLIKVDHTVQEVKVDITKAVAPPPPPSGGEEEPEPETDIEIPIDEEIEVDDVEVPPGGGGGIGGDVGDWDDETNVELPVE, encoded by the coding sequence ATGAGGAATAGGATGTATATGTTTCTTTTGCTTCTATCCGGACTATCGGTGCTTTTGACAGGATGTAGCTTCAGAGACATGCTGGATGATTATCCCGTCAGTGGGGTACAGATAAAGTTCAACTGGGAGGGAGTGACGGACGAACTGCCCGAAGGTATGCGGGTCATCTTCTATCCAAAGAGCGAAGAAGGGAGAAAGGTGGAGAGTTACCTGTCGGTGGAAGGAGGTGAAGTGAAAGTGCCTCCGGGATATTATGACGTGGTGATTTACAATTATAATACGGAGTGTGTGCAGATTCGCGGCGATGGAGCGTATGAAACGATTGAAGCTTATACGGGATATTGTTCGGGTCTTGACACAAGCGAGAAAATGGTGTGGGCACCCGACCCTTTGTATGTAGTAAGTATGAATGATATGAGAATAGAAAAGAGTGAGGATGTGTTGTTGATGGAATTCCAACCACGGCTGGTGGTTAGGCACTATTCTTTTGAAATAAAGGTGAAGGGATTGAAGAATGTAGCGAGCATTGTCTGCAATGTGGATGGGATGAATGGTTCTTATTGTATGAGTGATGGTACTTGTACGTCCAGCATTGCACCGATTTATGTAGAGGCCAATAGAGGGGATGCTGTGTTACGTGGCAGTTTCTCGGCTTTCTCTGCACCGACGTTCACAAGTACCCGCGCAGGCGGAGAGGTGACGATGAAGCTGTTGCTGATAAAGGTGGATCATACGGTTCAGGAGGTTAAAGTAGATATTACAAAAGCTGTAGCTCCACCGCCACCTCCTTCGGGCGGGGAAGAAGAACCGGAACCGGAGACAGATATAGAGATACCGATTGATGAAGAGATTGAGGTGGACGATGTGGAAGTGCCTCCAGGAGGTGGCGGAGGCATCGGAGGTGATGTGGGAGACTGGGATGATGAGACGAATGTGGAGTTGCCCGTAGAATGA
- a CDS encoding DUF3575 domain-containing protein, with the protein MRVRVGSYILLILFFLILGKEEARAERYAANADTCKVEDRMVQPETWGRVYQWITNDPQVPDREEVLTLIKYHYGDFGKLMKLLRRLNEGKAWSYLSEYIFLRIEKAREIENDLFIIKLSLPADSLPILKMEPVPVSAAIENKKKREFKNRTVLAIKNNLLYDLALAPNLEVELPVGRRWSLNVEYKCPWWSDNARGFCYQLLSGGVEARVWLGNRRKRDQLTGHFVGVYAEGGVYDFQLDKDKGYRGNHYAASGLTYGYSCQLARYLALEFSVGIGYLETEYRKYTTYEEDLIWTSSGRYHFIGPTKAKISLVWLIKRRR; encoded by the coding sequence ATGAGGGTTCGCGTCGGTTCATATATACTCTTAATACTCTTTTTTTTGATATTAGGAAAAGAAGAGGCGCGCGCTGAAAGATATGCGGCGAATGCTGATACTTGCAAAGTAGAAGACCGGATGGTGCAACCCGAAACGTGGGGGAGAGTTTATCAATGGATAACGAACGACCCGCAAGTGCCGGACCGGGAAGAAGTCCTGACGTTGATAAAGTATCACTACGGAGACTTCGGGAAACTGATGAAGTTGCTGCGCCGGTTGAATGAAGGTAAAGCCTGGAGCTATTTATCGGAATATATATTTCTGAGGATAGAGAAGGCGAGAGAGATAGAAAATGATTTGTTCATAATAAAATTGTCGTTGCCTGCAGATAGTCTGCCGATACTGAAAATGGAGCCAGTGCCTGTTTCCGCTGCAATAGAGAATAAGAAAAAGAGAGAATTTAAAAATAGGACGGTATTAGCTATAAAAAACAATTTGCTGTATGATTTGGCACTGGCTCCAAATTTGGAAGTAGAATTGCCCGTAGGACGACGGTGGTCTTTGAATGTTGAATATAAATGTCCCTGGTGGTCGGACAATGCGCGTGGCTTCTGTTATCAGCTTCTTTCGGGAGGCGTCGAGGCACGTGTTTGGCTGGGAAACCGCAGGAAGCGCGACCAGTTGACGGGACATTTCGTGGGGGTATATGCCGAAGGGGGAGTGTACGATTTCCAATTGGACAAAGATAAAGGGTATCGGGGCAATCATTATGCAGCTTCCGGTCTGACTTATGGATATAGTTGCCAACTGGCCCGTTATCTGGCTCTTGAGTTCAGCGTGGGCATAGGCTATCTGGAGACGGAATACCGCAAATACACCACTTACGAAGAAGATTTGATTTGGACAAGTAGCGGGCGCTATCATTTCATTGGGCCTACGAAAGCCAAAATCTCTTTGGTATGGCTCATTAAGCGTAGGAGGTGA
- a CDS encoding HAMP domain-containing sensor histidine kinase has protein sequence MKTDKLKYVLAFIFLLCAFWCGVNFKRWYTINHRIEKMISLVYSSSPQYDCYGNFEELLKQEFRKQGIEPIFDKFYLDFNTVTSEDGVKNMEAHLSIIKDKPMALILTVGDQAASALLSTRHRLLSSIPVVACNVRFPDEKLIKEYERRKVYVLRDAPDFKHNIGFIKSLQPHVGIDIIYNIDLTPLGYKSFDLLTRFADRKEIRFLGCESTFSVEHEYRKLQEMVEHYNLMPARANNRIDKDDFTISLCPFRYIKGTSLFTEIEKTKAGRGKQVFLLDKFDQMSLPITKALNIPSFSCLRQGFGEDAKIVGGYMATDEISARTAADFSVRLMNKEKIGMPKIRDMEKEYVLDWTYFSSYADFNVKNIPEDVRIINYFFYDRYRKEFYFLTGLFILAFILVLISLLRMRRRSRVERKNMEMLEETHKRLTLSTDGGRISLWNIQGDTIEFDENYTRLVGMEQRTFVRTDFLKYAYPDDVFLLNSLYETLHQSTDMQVRRVRFSFSEENYRWYELRCRSLKDAKGRIMLAGIMQDIQIQVEHEEQLIQAKQMAENAELKQSFLNNMSHEIRTPLNAIVGFTNLLVGEGGDEIESDEKKVMLEIINRNNELLLKLINDVVEISRLDSGNMDLEIKEWDMTTVVKEIYMAYQALIKPSLRFHLALDENLSLPVNIDRMRFIQVISNFLGNADKFTRNGSITLGCKVDKKGRKVSVYVQDTGKGIDEKELMMIFDRFYKTDEFEQGSGLGLSICKVIIEKLCGHIEVQSEVGKGSCFTVVLSLTDEV, from the coding sequence ATGAAAACCGACAAACTAAAATATGTTTTAGCTTTCATCTTTTTGCTGTGTGCTTTTTGGTGCGGAGTCAATTTTAAACGGTGGTACACTATTAACCACCGGATCGAAAAAATGATTTCTCTTGTTTATTCTTCCTCTCCCCAGTATGATTGTTACGGAAACTTTGAAGAACTCTTGAAACAGGAATTCAGGAAACAGGGAATAGAACCGATATTTGATAAGTTTTATCTGGATTTCAATACTGTCACGTCGGAAGATGGGGTAAAAAATATGGAGGCGCATCTTAGTATCATCAAAGATAAACCGATGGCGCTGATCCTCACAGTGGGCGACCAAGCCGCATCCGCCCTGCTTTCTACCCGCCATCGACTACTTTCTTCCATTCCTGTAGTGGCTTGCAACGTACGTTTTCCCGATGAGAAACTTATAAAAGAATATGAGCGCAGAAAGGTATATGTGCTGCGTGATGCGCCGGATTTTAAGCATAACATTGGTTTTATAAAATCTTTGCAGCCACATGTAGGGATAGATATTATTTATAATATTGATCTGACTCCGCTTGGATATAAATCGTTTGATTTATTAACCCGGTTTGCGGATAGAAAAGAAATTCGGTTTTTAGGCTGTGAGTCTACTTTTTCAGTGGAGCATGAATACAGGAAATTGCAGGAAATGGTTGAGCATTATAATCTGATGCCTGCAAGAGCAAACAACCGTATTGATAAAGATGATTTTACCATAAGCCTTTGCCCTTTTCGTTATATAAAAGGGACCTCTTTGTTTACCGAGATAGAAAAAACAAAAGCTGGGAGGGGAAAACAAGTTTTCCTGTTAGATAAGTTCGACCAGATGTCGCTTCCGATAACTAAAGCCTTAAACATTCCTTCTTTCAGCTGTCTTCGCCAGGGATTTGGGGAGGATGCCAAGATTGTGGGCGGCTACATGGCTACTGATGAGATTTCTGCGCGTACTGCAGCCGATTTTTCTGTTCGTCTGATGAATAAGGAGAAAATTGGTATGCCGAAAATCAGGGATATGGAAAAGGAGTATGTGCTGGACTGGACCTATTTTTCATCCTATGCGGACTTTAATGTGAAAAATATACCTGAAGATGTTCGTATTATCAATTACTTCTTCTATGACCGGTATCGGAAGGAATTTTATTTTCTGACCGGATTGTTTATCCTTGCTTTTATTCTGGTATTGATCAGTCTGTTGCGTATGCGCCGGCGTTCGCGTGTGGAACGTAAGAATATGGAGATGCTTGAGGAGACTCATAAGCGGCTGACACTTTCTACGGATGGAGGGCGGATTTCGCTTTGGAATATACAGGGGGATACTATTGAATTTGATGAGAACTATACGCGTTTGGTGGGAATGGAACAGAGGACATTTGTGCGGACTGATTTCCTTAAATATGCGTATCCTGATGATGTATTTCTATTGAATTCATTGTACGAAACACTGCATCAATCTACAGATATGCAGGTTAGGCGTGTACGTTTCTCTTTCAGTGAAGAGAATTATCGCTGGTATGAACTTCGGTGTCGCAGTCTGAAAGATGCAAAGGGAAGGATAATGCTGGCAGGCATTATGCAGGATATTCAGATACAGGTAGAGCATGAAGAACAGCTTATTCAGGCTAAGCAGATGGCTGAAAATGCTGAGTTGAAACAATCTTTCCTGAATAATATGAGCCATGAAATCCGTACTCCGCTGAATGCCATTGTCGGTTTCACCAATTTGTTGGTTGGCGAGGGGGGCGATGAGATTGAATCGGATGAGAAGAAGGTCATGCTTGAGATCATTAACCGTAACAACGAATTACTCTTGAAACTGATCAATGATGTGGTGGAAATATCACGTCTGGATTCCGGCAACATGGATCTCGAAATAAAAGAATGGGATATGACAACGGTTGTGAAAGAGATTTATATGGCTTACCAGGCATTAATCAAGCCCTCGTTGAGGTTTCATCTGGCTTTGGATGAGAATCTCTCTTTGCCTGTCAATATAGACCGTATGCGTTTTATTCAGGTTATCTCCAACTTCCTGGGCAATGCGGATAAGTTTACCCGGAATGGTTCTATTACATTAGGATGCAAAGTGGATAAAAAAGGTCGGAAGGTCAGTGTGTATGTACAGGATACCGGGAAAGGTATTGATGAGAAAGAACTCATGATGATCTTTGACCGTTTTTATAAGACTGACGAGTTTGAACAAGGAAGCGGGCTTGGACTTTCTATCTGTAAAGTCATTATTGAGAAGCTTTGCGGACATATAGAGGTACAGTCTGAAGTAGGAAAAGGAAGCTGTTTTACGGTTGTTCTATCTTTGACGGATGAGGTATAA
- a CDS encoding helix-turn-helix transcriptional regulator encodes MHDYSSCGATILCQECPKAVDNAIMYASHPRGFHLPVQQCEENIMIFLLKGEVLINSQEYAGTVLRAGEFILQAIGSKYEVLALTDAECVCYRFNQPEQFCEKRYKHIMAEVTPPLIFSPLKIIPELNFFLEASKSYLTEKRICRELLSFKRKELAFILGQFYSDYDLSMLVHPLSKYTSSFQYFVLQNHTKVKTVEELAQLGGYTTTTFRRIFNSVFHKPVYEWMMEKRKESIAYDLRYTEATISEICYKYGFESLPHFSNFCKKNFGSSPRGLRHEQPA; translated from the coding sequence ATGCATGATTACTCCTCTTGCGGGGCGACCATACTGTGCCAGGAATGTCCGAAGGCTGTGGACAACGCCATAATGTATGCTTCTCATCCCAGAGGCTTTCATCTCCCTGTTCAACAATGCGAAGAAAACATCATGATTTTCCTGTTGAAAGGAGAAGTACTTATCAACAGTCAGGAGTATGCCGGAACCGTGTTGCGTGCTGGAGAATTCATTCTTCAAGCCATTGGTTCAAAGTATGAAGTTCTTGCTCTGACAGATGCCGAATGTGTTTGCTATCGTTTCAATCAGCCGGAACAATTCTGTGAAAAGCGTTATAAGCATATTATGGCAGAGGTAACTCCTCCGCTCATTTTCTCCCCTCTAAAGATAATCCCTGAACTGAATTTCTTTCTGGAAGCTTCGAAGTCCTATCTGACGGAAAAAAGGATTTGCCGCGAACTGCTTTCCTTTAAGAGGAAAGAACTTGCCTTCATCCTCGGACAGTTTTATTCGGACTACGACCTCTCTATGTTGGTGCATCCGCTTTCCAAGTACACTTCCTCTTTTCAGTATTTTGTCCTGCAAAACCATACCAAGGTGAAGACTGTGGAAGAACTTGCCCAATTAGGCGGATACACCACCACCACCTTCCGGCGCATCTTCAACTCAGTTTTCCACAAACCTGTTTATGAGTGGATGATGGAGAAACGCAAAGAAAGTATAGCCTATGACCTTCGTTACACAGAAGCCACCATTTCCGAAATCTGCTATAAATATGGTTTCGAGTCTTTGCCCCATTTCTCCAACTTTTGTAAGAAGAACTTCGGCTCTTCTCCCCGTGGATTGCGGCACGAACAACCTGCATAG
- a CDS encoding RNA polymerase sigma-70 factor, which yields MIANENRNELLQSLKEGSFSAFEKLYNLYSGKLYNFMMRLSSGNQYMAEEVVQQTFIRIWEVREKIDPAENFISYLCTIARNMSMNMYQHQTVEYIYTEYLLKSSSERDCQTEENTDLRFLNDYIDSLAEELPPSRKRIFLLSKRQGYTNKEIAAMLDISESTVATQLSLAVKFMREQFIKHYDKLILILWAFFVNEMQ from the coding sequence ATGATTGCAAACGAAAATAGAAATGAATTGCTACAATCACTAAAGGAGGGTTCTTTTTCTGCATTCGAGAAGTTATACAATCTGTATAGCGGTAAGCTCTACAACTTTATGATGCGTCTCTCTTCCGGCAATCAGTATATGGCGGAAGAGGTGGTGCAGCAAACATTTATCCGCATATGGGAGGTGCGGGAGAAGATAGACCCGGCTGAAAACTTCATCTCCTACCTCTGCACCATAGCCCGCAATATGTCGATGAATATGTATCAGCATCAGACGGTGGAATACATCTATACCGAATACCTGTTGAAAAGCAGTTCCGAACGCGATTGCCAAACGGAAGAGAACACCGACCTGCGCTTTCTGAACGACTACATCGACTCATTGGCCGAAGAACTACCCCCTTCGCGCAAGAGGATTTTCCTGCTCAGCAAACGTCAGGGCTACACCAACAAGGAGATAGCCGCGATGCTGGACATCTCGGAAAGTACCGTTGCCACCCAACTATCACTTGCCGTGAAGTTCATGCGCGAACAATTCATTAAGCATTACGATAAGCTGATTCTCATCCTATGGGCCTTTTTTGTTAACGAAATGCAATAA
- a CDS encoding outer membrane beta-barrel protein, whose translation MNVHKIWLLLLFLLIPTILFAQKTRTVKGLVCTTSETKKGEEPLPYASLVILKGKDSTFVKGVASGADGRFNLQFTPQKGTQYLLKASYTGMQSVFRKLDSNTSTINLGSILLEEGIELGEVTVKARMRDVDQVGDTTVINAAAYKTPEGSYLETLVKRIPGMEYDSETKTLKYNGLPINEINVNGEAFFSGDNKMALENLPVELISKIKVYDKKSKLEKLTGVSTGKENYVLDLQTKEEFNGTLLASGKAGYGNNNKKDFNLQGNYFKNNGNNFSVIANSGNLHMRTSYKDNIQENIAVNFTQKYNKQLTLNGNVSYHHNEQGNISTSYNEQYLTSGNKYQYSAGNNTNHSRNMNSSLGLNWQVDTLTFVNFFGNFSLVRNNNANNNRQATFNENPHLDILNPFSHINDVPDELRINDIAMGSLMQGEQHRYSFHANIMRRINKKGSSIGLTAQYNDSKNDNNNFSISSTTYYQLKNSAGNDSILYRNQYSSSLSPNCQQGIGLMFSHPFSKKLHAQISYNLNYSKQKNDRNTYDLSGFMEETAVQPGYLPEGYEASYIDSLSNRSHSSTLQHGINLHFNYSDTIWNINAGVAVQPERRSLNQKTGLHRADTTLHSVGFQPMLFISWQKKKNRITLNYYGNTWQPSLYDLISPTNNSDPLNITRSNPNLKPTYNQSVRLEAQNIKEGLFATLNWNNRINSQTRAVIYNQQTGGRETYPVNINGNWSINGVFRYQKRIKNFNLSANAGGSFAQDVNLINENQSEQPERSATHNTGLNSDLRLSYQPKWGNLDLNGRWNFQHSSNSLLETDTYTRNYTFGLNTFADLPGSIQLRTDANYSFRNGTNINKGDDDQLVWNASVTWRFLKKKQAELSANWVDILSQQKNYYRGAMADGLYERHTQQIGSYFVISMKYRFNQPLGKRKH comes from the coding sequence ATGAACGTGCACAAAATCTGGTTACTTTTGCTATTCTTACTGATTCCGACTATTCTATTCGCTCAAAAAACAAGGACAGTCAAAGGACTAGTGTGCACTACATCAGAGACCAAGAAAGGAGAAGAACCTCTGCCCTATGCAAGTCTTGTTATCCTGAAAGGCAAGGATTCCACCTTTGTAAAAGGAGTTGCAAGCGGCGCGGACGGTCGTTTCAATCTTCAGTTCACCCCTCAAAAAGGAACGCAATATTTACTGAAAGCCTCTTATACGGGAATGCAGTCTGTCTTCCGCAAACTGGACAGCAACACTTCAACAATCAACCTAGGCAGCATCTTGCTGGAAGAAGGTATCGAATTGGGCGAAGTGACAGTAAAAGCCCGGATGCGCGACGTAGATCAGGTGGGAGATACCACCGTCATCAATGCAGCAGCTTACAAAACACCGGAAGGCTCGTATCTGGAGACACTTGTCAAACGTATCCCCGGAATGGAATACGACAGCGAAACCAAAACACTGAAATACAACGGGCTGCCTATTAACGAAATCAATGTAAACGGTGAAGCCTTCTTCTCAGGTGACAACAAGATGGCACTGGAAAATCTTCCCGTGGAGTTAATCAGCAAGATAAAAGTGTACGATAAGAAAAGCAAGCTGGAAAAGCTGACGGGTGTCAGCACGGGGAAAGAGAACTATGTGCTCGACCTGCAAACCAAAGAAGAATTCAACGGTACCCTACTTGCATCGGGAAAAGCCGGATACGGCAATAACAACAAAAAGGATTTCAACCTGCAAGGCAACTACTTCAAAAATAACGGAAACAATTTCTCAGTTATTGCCAATTCCGGTAACCTCCATATGCGGACCAGCTACAAGGACAACATACAGGAGAACATTGCCGTAAATTTCACCCAAAAGTACAATAAGCAACTAACACTCAACGGAAATGTATCCTATCACCACAACGAGCAGGGTAATATTTCGACATCCTACAACGAACAATATCTGACAAGTGGCAATAAGTACCAGTATTCTGCCGGCAATAATACGAACCATAGCCGCAATATGAATTCATCCTTGGGCTTAAACTGGCAGGTCGATACCCTGACCTTTGTCAATTTCTTCGGTAATTTCAGCCTTGTCCGGAATAATAATGCCAACAATAACCGCCAAGCCACATTCAATGAAAATCCTCATCTGGATATTCTCAATCCTTTCAGTCATATCAACGATGTACCCGATGAGCTGAGAATCAATGACATCGCCATGGGATCACTAATGCAAGGAGAGCAACACCGCTATTCCTTCCATGCAAATATCATGCGCCGGATTAATAAAAAAGGAAGTTCTATCGGCCTGACTGCACAATACAATGATAGCAAGAATGACAACAATAACTTCTCTATCTCATCAACCACGTATTATCAGTTGAAGAACAGTGCAGGAAACGACTCCATACTCTACCGTAACCAATACTCGTCGAGCCTGTCCCCCAACTGTCAACAGGGCATCGGGCTGATGTTCAGCCATCCTTTTTCCAAGAAACTGCACGCACAGATTTCATATAACCTCAACTACAGTAAGCAGAAAAATGATCGTAATACCTACGACCTGTCCGGCTTTATGGAAGAAACCGCAGTACAACCCGGCTATCTGCCCGAAGGATATGAGGCGAGCTACATCGACAGCCTGAGTAACCGGAGCCATAGCAGTACCCTGCAACATGGAATCAACCTACACTTTAATTATTCCGACACCATTTGGAACATCAATGCCGGAGTAGCCGTGCAACCTGAGCGACGCAGCCTGAACCAGAAAACAGGTCTACATAGAGCTGATACCACCCTCCACTCAGTCGGCTTTCAGCCCATGCTTTTCATCTCATGGCAGAAAAAGAAAAACAGGATCACCCTAAATTATTATGGGAATACCTGGCAACCATCACTATACGATCTGATCTCACCAACCAACAACAGTGACCCGCTCAACATCACGCGAAGCAATCCTAACTTGAAACCTACTTATAATCAATCTGTACGATTGGAAGCACAAAATATAAAGGAAGGACTTTTTGCCACACTGAACTGGAATAACAGAATCAATAGTCAGACCCGTGCAGTGATCTACAACCAGCAAACCGGTGGACGTGAAACTTATCCGGTGAATATTAACGGCAACTGGAGCATAAACGGCGTATTCCGGTATCAAAAGCGCATCAAAAACTTTAACCTGAGTGCAAATGCCGGAGGCTCCTTTGCACAAGATGTCAACCTCATCAACGAAAACCAGAGCGAACAACCCGAACGCAGTGCCACGCATAACACCGGCCTCAACAGTGACCTGCGCCTATCCTACCAACCTAAATGGGGTAATCTGGACCTAAACGGGAGGTGGAACTTCCAACATTCTTCCAACTCACTTTTAGAGACGGATACATACACACGCAATTACACCTTCGGGCTAAATACCTTTGCCGACCTCCCGGGAAGTATACAACTAAGAACGGATGCCAATTACTCTTTCCGAAACGGCACGAACATCAACAAGGGAGACGACGACCAACTCGTCTGGAATGCAAGCGTCACATGGCGTTTCCTGAAAAAGAAACAGGCCGAACTGTCTGCCAATTGGGTGGACATACTCAGCCAGCAGAAGAATTACTACCGTGGCGCTATGGCAGACGGATTGTATGAACGCCACACTCAGCAGATAGGCAGCTATTTCGTTATCTCAATGAAGTACCGATTTAATCAGCCACTGGGCAAACGCAAACACTAA
- a CDS encoding fimbrillin family protein, which yields MKKILLAAVAALAIVGCTQNEEIENVGNKAEINFGTIVSKTTRAAVTTIDSLQKSGFTVYAYNTGETEMKNVAAKGLGTPFMDGVAATYSAKWELAGGPYYWPFNSNVQFFAYATDASATYKLNDSDIYPIITYTINDDASRQKDFVVAQLINQKKTESTVKLSFLHALTQVNFSAKGSNTDLKYTISSISIEGVANTGTYSFADSTWTVTGTAGKYIYPTAENAPVSGTTVADLDQAKGALMLMPQAMSTSSKIKVSYNVYNSKDVQIDEVTDAVISLDKTANWEVGKKVRYTLTLSSEGATISFAPEVGNWNTNDDTPVTPPAE from the coding sequence ATGAAGAAAATTTTATTGGCAGCCGTTGCTGCTTTGGCAATCGTAGGTTGCACACAGAATGAAGAGATTGAGAATGTTGGTAACAAAGCGGAGATTAACTTTGGGACAATAGTAAGTAAGACTACAAGAGCTGCTGTGACAACTATTGATTCTTTGCAGAAGAGCGGTTTTACTGTGTATGCTTATAATACAGGTGAAACAGAAATGAAGAATGTTGCAGCTAAAGGATTGGGAACTCCTTTCATGGACGGTGTAGCCGCTACATATTCTGCAAAATGGGAATTAGCAGGTGGTCCTTATTATTGGCCCTTTAACAGCAATGTACAGTTCTTTGCATATGCAACTGATGCAAGTGCTACATATAAATTGAATGATAGTGATATTTATCCAATCATTACCTATACTATAAATGATGATGCTTCTAGACAGAAAGATTTTGTAGTAGCGCAATTAATTAATCAAAAGAAGACGGAAAGTACTGTAAAACTTTCATTTCTTCATGCACTTACTCAAGTCAATTTTTCAGCGAAAGGCTCTAATACTGATTTGAAATATACAATATCCTCAATATCAATTGAAGGAGTTGCCAATACAGGTACTTATTCCTTTGCGGATAGTACATGGACAGTTACAGGAACAGCAGGAAAATATATCTATCCTACTGCTGAAAATGCTCCTGTTTCTGGTACTACAGTCGCAGATTTAGACCAAGCAAAAGGTGCTTTAATGTTGATGCCACAGGCTATGAGTACCAGTTCTAAAATTAAAGTTAGTTATAACGTTTATAATTCTAAAGATGTTCAGATTGATGAAGTTACTGATGCTGTAATATCTTTGGACAAAACAGCAAACTGGGAAGTAGGTAAGAAAGTGCGTTATACTTTAACGTTATCAAGTGAAGGAGCTACTATTAGCTTTGCACCTGAAGTAGGTAATTGGAATACTAACGATGATACCCCTGTCACTCCTCCCGCTGAATAA